A single genomic interval of Xylanivirga thermophila harbors:
- a CDS encoding small, acid-soluble spore protein, alpha/beta type, translating to MTQDRGGTVLKKAVKVDPIKIEVAKELGLWEKVQKEGWSGLTAQETGRIGGFIGKRKKAMKKDK from the coding sequence ATAACACAAGATAGAGGAGGAACAGTTTTGAAGAAGGCTGTTAAGGTAGATCCAATCAAAATAGAGGTAGCAAAAGAACTTGGATTGTGGGAGAAGGTACAAAAGGAAGGATGGAGCGGACTTACGGCACAGGAGACGGGGCGCATAGGCGGTTTTATTGGTAAAAGAAAAAAAGCCATGAAAAAGGATAAATAG
- a CDS encoding class I SAM-dependent DNA methyltransferase, giving the protein MYRNFAYVYDNLMEDYNYPKWINYIRKIFDRCGVVPNNVVDLACGTGSITIGLADKGYAITGIDQSADMLNVAKQKARAKGFDIQFICQDIRYIMLHHPVDAITCMCDGFNYILSLQELEEAFKNIYKLLNPGGILIFDISSYYKLSSILGSNTMVDTDNEISFIWQNHFDKSDKICQMELTFFVAKGDLYKRFDEVHFQRAYTREEITEAIYHVGFDSVSCYHPFTFDQAKKRAHRLVFVAQR; this is encoded by the coding sequence GTGTACAGGAATTTTGCATATGTATATGATAATCTTATGGAAGATTACAATTATCCGAAGTGGATAAATTACATACGAAAAATATTCGATAGATGTGGCGTAGTACCAAATAATGTAGTGGACCTTGCATGCGGTACTGGAAGTATAACCATAGGCCTGGCAGATAAAGGTTATGCTATAACAGGTATAGATCAATCGGCAGATATGCTTAATGTGGCAAAACAAAAGGCTAGGGCGAAGGGTTTTGATATACAGTTTATATGTCAGGATATAAGATATATAATGCTCCACCATCCAGTAGATGCCATAACATGCATGTGTGATGGATTTAATTATATACTGTCCCTTCAAGAGCTTGAAGAAGCGTTTAAAAATATATACAAATTGCTAAATCCAGGTGGAATATTAATATTTGATATAAGTTCATATTATAAATTATCCAGTATTTTGGGTAGCAATACTATGGTAGATACTGATAATGAGATAAGCTTTATATGGCAAAACCATTTTGACAAAAGTGATAAGATATGCCAAATGGAGCTTACTTTTTTCGTAGCTAAAGGAGATCTATATAAAAGGTTTGATGAGGTGCATTTTCAACGGGCTTATACTAGGGAAGAGATAACGGAAGCTATTTATCATGTTGGTTTTGATAGTGTATCTTGTTATCACCCGTTTACTTTCGATCAAGCCAAAAAGCGGGCGCATCGTTTAGTCTTTGTAGCTCAAAGATAG